From Nostoc punctiforme PCC 73102:
CTTCGTTTTTTAATTCCATTAGCGAAAGAGAATTAGGTGATATTTTTCGTACCATATCAATGGTAATTAGCAAACTATCATTATTTGGGAACCTTAGAAGTTCTTGCACATCATGACGCATAAAAATAGCTGGAAATTCTGTTGTTTCTGCACCCTTTGTAAAAGTAAGTACAACAAATTTAGAACGACTATCAACTTCTTCAAAAATCATTTTCCGGTTTTCAAAGCAGAATAAACCTGTAATATTTGTTTGATTAAACAACATCTCTCGTAGTTTTTTAGCACCTAAGTCAGTATAAATACCACTAGGGATTACAATTCCACACTCACCATTTTTACGTAAAAGGTTAAAGCACTGTTCTAAAAAAAGTTTGTAAAGATTTACATCTTTACCGTGGCGTTTACCGTTAATTATAGGAACCTGATTTTTATACTGTTCAGCAAATCTAAAATACTCCCTTTGATGGTTGTAATCACTTTGATAGTGTAACCATTCTTTCTGAATATTTGGATCTGTTAGTAAACGTTTTAGCTCAATCTCAAAATCCTTAATGTCCATCTTTTTCTTAGTCACAGCATCACTATATTCTGAGCAAAATTCTTTAGAATTAGGTTGAAAACTTTCCCAAGGTGGATTAGTTATAATCGCATCAAAACCACCCCTTCCTAAAACCTTATCAAAATGATAACCCCAGTGAAAAGGCTTTAATGCAGCAATATCATCAACATTTAAAACCCGTTTATTTGGTTTACCAGCTAACTGAACTTCTTCATATTTAATCCCCAAGCGCTCGCTAAACTCTTCCAAAAGCAAAACATTTAGTTTTTCTTTTGAGTTATTATTGAGATCATCAATAGATGCACGCAGTAATAGAAGTTTTTTATTTTGATGTGTTTCCTTATCTAGCTTATCAAATTCCTTTTTTTCAGGGATAAAAGCATATTTTTTATACAATTCAATTGATTTATTTTTCTCTTCTAAAATTGACTGATATGTATAATAAGAACTAGATTGAAATAAACTTAATTGTAAATCGGGATTTTCTTGTTTATATCCCCGTGCTTTAGCTTTAGCTGTGAGTTTAACTTGATCGAATACATTTGCATCGACCGTTATCAATCCAATTAGCGAATTACCAGCCATAATATTAAAATCAATATTAGGTAATGGTTCTAATTGATTTACATTATGAGCAGAAGATACCAAAGCTAGAAATAAGCGAAGTTTAGCAATTTCTGTCGCTTCCTCCATGATGTCAACACCATAAAGATTATCAGTAACAATCCGTTTTTTTAAGTAGTAAGATATAGACTGATGTTTATTTCGTATATCTTGAAGTTGTTGCTTTAAACTTGCATCTCCTATTACGTCAATCATCCCAATTACTGCACCATAAACTAGGATAAGTGTTTTCATTACAGCAACAAGAAAAGCACCCGAACCGCAAGCAGGGTCAAGAATTGATAATTTTGGCAGAATATCATTAATTAATAAACGGCAGATATTTGCATCTAGTTTAAATATCAGTTGGTTATAATCTTCAAAAGGTTTATATTTATTAGATAAAGAATCATTAACGCGGTCTAAAATAAGTTTATGAATCGTCCTATCACAAAGATATTCGGTGATTTGCGGACGAGTATAATAAGCACCAAACACTTTTTGATTAATATACTTTTCAAAAATGTACCCTAAAACATCGGGCGATATTTCGTCATCTTTCCCTTCTGGCGTATCATCTAAGTTCCAAGAATATTTGGCAAATAATTCTAAAATTTTTTCAAATGCTATATCAGAAATTGAAATATTATTTTCTTGTTCAATGCGATGTTGAAGGAATAATCCACCATTGAGGTATTTAATCACTCCGACCAACTTTTTCACTGATGGGTCACGGTCTTCTTCTGGTGTAGCAAAACTGTCAAAAAATAAAACTTTCAGAAAACTACTATAAAAAAGATTATCACCTTTATCTTTACTTTGTTTGAGCCGATTTTGTAAATAATTTAAATCTCCATTATCCAGGAAACTCTTACGCTGGAGAAAATAAACGAACATCATTCTATTGAAAATTACCGATGCATACCAACGTTTATCAACATCATTGTTGATTCCTTTTATATGCTGTAAAAACTGCTTATGTTCCTCTTGAAATTCTTTATAAAATTTCTTCGTTACAGGTTCTACATCAAACGCATCTTGAAGACGGCGTGCAATTTCTACAACCGAAAGATTATCATCTTCAAGTTCAGTAATATCAATAACTAAAGAACCGAGCTTACTTAAAAATAAATCTCCCGGTTGTCCCTTGACATACAAAGGCTCACGGATGTAACTTTTATTTTCTTCACGCTTCACCCAATACCAGAGACTTCGAGTACGCTGACCATCAATAAATATCAACAGATTTTCAGCAATTAAATTGGTAACTTCTTTGTGAATTGCAGCCCGACTTTTTGCATCAGGAATAGTACCATCTGCTGCTGTAACTTCAAAAATAGCTACACCAGAACTCTCAGCTATTCGCTGGTATTGGTAAAACTCAGTCTCCTCTTCAAGTTGCAAGGTTACAGCTTTTTTCTGCGAAGAATCTGACCAACCCAATTCTTGAATGAACAAGTCCTGAAATTGAAATTTATGTAATAATTCGCGTGTTCGTTGGAAATTTAGCGTCATGATATACTACCCTTGCAGATAAAAATAGAATTCTGTGTAGTAAAAAACGAGCATAAAAAATATGCCCATAGACCAAAATCTTGGAGCCATAATCCTTAATAAATAAGGACTTATTTATAAAACCGTTATAATACTGCTACTGTGATAACCTTTTTAGTTACAGAAAGGCTCAGTGTTGATACTGGTGAATGGCAATTTTGCAAGTGGCTATATACTGCCAGTAATAGTATAGTGTAAGTATAAAATCTAGCTGGATAAAATACTTTTCGACTAAATCTCAGCCTAGAAACCCAATAATAGCTTAAAAGCTTATCTAGTAAGACTTTAGATAACTATAGGTAATTAGTGAAGAAAAGCTAAAAATAGCCTACGTATCACTGAAATAAAATATAAAATTAATACGCAAAAAAATGTATAGTTTTATCAACTAGCAGAAACGCGAAAACGTAGAATATGTACTTGCTTAGGGTTATATTGGAGAATGCGATCAGGCTACAAATTCTTCTGACGGTGGAATGGGGAATGCGCTTGTACAATTTTTAAGTTTGCCCGTTTTCAAGCATATATTTTCTTGTTCCATTGGTGTGAGTTTTTAAATATCCAATATTATTTCTCAAACAATCCTAAAGAACAAATGATTTGAGGTTCCCGTTTCTCAATTTCTTCGCTGACAATACACAAGCGATCATCCATCCGCAAAGCAACTACTAATTCTGCTAATTGCTGACTACTAATACCACTTCTTAATTGCCGATTTAAAGTATCGAGCGCAGACTGCCTTAATGGGTAACGATAAATCTCATCAATCGCTTTTAATAGTTCCTCATTTACAAATAAAGTACCCTTCATCTCCTGTGCATAACTTTTCAATCGTTCGTAACTACGGAATCTCGCACCCGATGGTCTACCCAATTGACCACCCATATTTTTTTCTTCCTCAGCCAGTAATTCCGCACCTTTTTTAACTAAATTGTGATGCTGTTTATCTTTAGCTATTGCTAGTGTATATTCATCACAAGATGCCATTTTTAACACAGCTATTTGAGATTGGGTAACACTATTGCCATTGCGATCAACATAAATTAAAGAATCATTCCCTTCAGTGGTTTTCATATACATTAATACTCCCTCTGGTTGCACTATTCGAGGTATATGTTCACGAGTAGAATAAACCACATTGGGCATCTCTTCAATGGTTTTTTTAAGCCCAGGATTATTATCAGTTGCTTTTTTCCAAATTTGAAATGCTTCCGATGTTAAGTCAACTTCTGCATCTTCATCTCCATCTAAAATACCCGATTTTTCATTATATAAATCCCAAATTACTTGTGCATCATCATCCTCAAAAAATGCCTCATCAGTTCCCACAACCTCGGCATTTTCTTGTAATCTTTGCTTGAGTCTTCCCCGCAAATTAATAATCCGTTCCACACCTTCAGCAGGAAGAAAAGAATAACAGAGAATTTCTTGAGCATTTTGTCCAATTCGATCAACCCGTCCAGCCCTTTGAATTAATCGAATAATTGCCCAAGGTAAATCCCAATTGACGATAATTGCACAATCTTGTAAATTATGACCTTCACTTAAAATATCTGTGGCGATTAATATACGTAATTCATCTGTTGACAATACCCTATGTCGCTGATTATTACTCACAGGACTAAATTTTCCCGTCAGTTCCGTAGGATATTGTGATTGCCCCGTTACTCCTGCTACTTTTGTAATATTTTTTGCCTGTAAGTTATCTGTTATGTAGCGTACCGAATCTGCAAATTGTGTAAAAATTAAAACCTTTTCATTAGGATGAGTTTTTGTTAGTAGATTTATTAGGGCTATCAATTTTTCATCTGCTTGAGAATTCCATTTACCAATATTTTGTAATATATTAATTAGTGCTTTTGCATCGGCTAATAAATCTTTTTTTAGTTTTTTAATATCAAATAATGACGAACGCAACCACTTAAAACGACGTTGATATCGGGTAGTATATTCCTGATAAATTGACTCTGCTCGTTGTCTAAAAACTTTTTCTGCTGACCCCATCCCTGCTGGGGGGGTGAAAATTTCTTCTCCGACTTTTCCTCCCTTCTCTGCTTGTGGAGAATGGGGTAAGGAGGTGAGGTCATCTTCTTCTATTTCTATATCAAATAAACTTGCTATAACAGAATCAGCATCCTCATCATTATTCCTCGTATCTAATAATTCTGCATCTTGAGTACCAATAGGGATATCAAGCTCGTTTTCTAAAGCATATAAATAAATAAAATTCCGTAAAATGTGACGTTCAATTGATTGAATAAAAGCAGAACCACTACTTTCTAAGCGTTTAAATAAATTAGTGCGAGAAAAACCCATCAACCTTCGTCCCCCGCGAAATAAGCCACTAATTTGGCGCTGTTCTGCATCTGTTGGTGGCTGTTTAGATTTTGCAAGTACATAATTACCCAATCCATAACGGGGTAAATTTAATTGATTAATTACTTGAATTACTGCTTCTGAATAAAGACTAGAATAGGAGTCATTAGAACTATCTAAAGTGAATTTAATAGTGCGTGGTAAACGATCAGGAAAATAAGAACGTCTACCATCGGTAAACTCTAAGTATTTACGTGTCACTTTTTGTTTATCCTGACTCAGGGAAGAAGAATTTGGGTCTGATTTGGCATAATTATCTTTAATAAACGAACGAGTCCGCCGCACCATATAGCGTTTCATCAATTCTCGCCAATCGTCGGAATGTTCGCTTTTTTCAAAAGCAGCAAGAGACTTAACAGAACATTGATACTTTCTAATAAATTGCAATTCGCCTAACGAACCGCCACCCAATTCATTGATTAAAGTTTCTGGTCTAAAACCTAAATCTTGGTCTTCAGGAACAAATAATCTTAATTGAGAAGAAAGGTCAAGATAAGTTTTATTATATGGTGTTGCCGAAAGTAAAATACATTTGCTTTCATTGGCTGTAATATATTCAGCGATTGCCCGATATCTTTTACCTTCTCGATTGCGTAAATTATGACTTTCATCTATTAATACAACCCGATAACGACGTAATTCTGGTAATAAATTTTGGACTTTACTAATGGGCATCACCTTAGCATAAAGCCGATAAGTATCCACATATTCTTGCCACATCGAAGTTAAGTTTTTTGGACAAATAATTAAGGTTTCCAAAAAACAATCTTCTTGTAATATTTTTGCTAAAGCTGTTCCAACTAATGTTTTACCAAGCCCCACAACATCGCCGACAATTACCCCACCACGGCGAGTTACATGACGCGCTGCTAGCTGTACGGCGGCTTTTTGGAAATCAAACAAATTATTAAATTCACGGGGAATTCGGAATTCGGAAATTCCGGCGATTGCTTCATGGGATAAATGATAAGCAATCTTCAAGTAAATATGATACGGGGGAATTAATTCTTCCCTTGCCCAACTATTATCAATTATTTCTGCAAGCTCTTTAGAAATATCGATACAGCCGTAATCTTTCCAACGGTCTTCAAACCACTTTTGCAGTTTATTCGTTGCATCATGGTCTAAAATATCAACATTTAATTCCCCTTGTTTTCTCAAACCCGCCAAAGTCAAATTACTACTACCTAAAAATCCAACTATCGGACTATTGGGGTCGTTACGATGAACCAGGTATAACTTAGCATGGAGGGGATGCGCTAAAAATAATTTAATAACTAATTTCTTTGTTTTTAATTGACGGCTTAAACGACGTAACCCCATTTCATGATCATCTGTTGGCGCACCGATGGTAAGCTGTTGGCGAAACTCCGCCGCTATCTTTTTTTTGAGACGAATAATAGTGCTATTATCAAGCCTGCCCTCCCCAGTACCCAACGTAAATGCTGTATGCACTTCATCGCTGGGTAAACCCTGCATCCCTACCAACAACCGACAACAAGAAGTTTCTCCACCCACATACTGTTCGATTAAATCATCAAGCTTGCGCCAACCTCTGAGGTTAAAGTAACCTACGCAAAAGTCAGCCCGGTAAGATACTTTAAGGGTATCCCGCAAAATTGGTAGCAGTTGCAAGTCGATGTTGTCAAATATGCGTGGCATGATTTCATACTCTGTTGGAAATTTTTAGCGGCTTAATGGTAGTGTTTCATGAGTATAAGCTCTGGCAATTGTTTGTACCAATAGTTGAAATTCGCATTTGCTACTCATTCCACTTCACCAACGCCCCATCAACAATAGCAATCCCCCACTGCGGAAACCTCGCCAGCAACTTCTTGATCACAATCTGCAAAGCCGGATCATCACTCCAGCACTCTTGCAAATACTCAAACCCCGGATTCTGCCCCGAATTCGCTGCAACCTTGAGTTTCTGCATCCGCTCCGGTCGCGCATTTGCCCTTGCAACAATCGCCTCATGCGACCACTTTTCAGCATTTGGCACGGGGGCGGCGGAACTT
This genomic window contains:
- a CDS encoding helicase-related protein; translation: MPRIFDNIDLQLLPILRDTLKVSYRADFCVGYFNLRGWRKLDDLIEQYVGGETSCCRLLVGMQGLPSDEVHTAFTLGTGEGRLDNSTIIRLKKKIAAEFRQQLTIGAPTDDHEMGLRRLSRQLKTKKLVIKLFLAHPLHAKLYLVHRNDPNSPIVGFLGSSNLTLAGLRKQGELNVDILDHDATNKLQKWFEDRWKDYGCIDISKELAEIIDNSWAREELIPPYHIYLKIAYHLSHEAIAGISEFRIPREFNNLFDFQKAAVQLAARHVTRRGGVIVGDVVGLGKTLVGTALAKILQEDCFLETLIICPKNLTSMWQEYVDTYRLYAKVMPISKVQNLLPELRRYRVVLIDESHNLRNREGKRYRAIAEYITANESKCILLSATPYNKTYLDLSSQLRLFVPEDQDLGFRPETLINELGGGSLGELQFIRKYQCSVKSLAAFEKSEHSDDWRELMKRYMVRRTRSFIKDNYAKSDPNSSSLSQDKQKVTRKYLEFTDGRRSYFPDRLPRTIKFTLDSSNDSYSSLYSEAVIQVINQLNLPRYGLGNYVLAKSKQPPTDAEQRQISGLFRGGRRLMGFSRTNLFKRLESSGSAFIQSIERHILRNFIYLYALENELDIPIGTQDAELLDTRNNDEDADSVIASLFDIEIEEDDLTSLPHSPQAEKGGKVGEEIFTPPAGMGSAEKVFRQRAESIYQEYTTRYQRRFKWLRSSLFDIKKLKKDLLADAKALINILQNIGKWNSQADEKLIALINLLTKTHPNEKVLIFTQFADSVRYITDNLQAKNITKVAGVTGQSQYPTELTGKFSPVSNNQRHRVLSTDELRILIATDILSEGHNLQDCAIIVNWDLPWAIIRLIQRAGRVDRIGQNAQEILCYSFLPAEGVERIINLRGRLKQRLQENAEVVGTDEAFFEDDDAQVIWDLYNEKSGILDGDEDAEVDLTSEAFQIWKKATDNNPGLKKTIEEMPNVVYSTREHIPRIVQPEGVLMYMKTTEGNDSLIYVDRNGNSVTQSQIAVLKMASCDEYTLAIAKDKQHHNLVKKGAELLAEEEKNMGGQLGRPSGARFRSYERLKSYAQEMKGTLFVNEELLKAIDEIYRYPLRQSALDTLNRQLRSGISSQQLAELVVALRMDDRLCIVSEEIEKREPQIICSLGLFEK
- a CDS encoding Eco57I restriction-modification methylase domain-containing protein, which codes for MTLNFQRTRELLHKFQFQDLFIQELGWSDSSQKKAVTLQLEEETEFYQYQRIAESSGVAIFEVTAADGTIPDAKSRAAIHKEVTNLIAENLLIFIDGQRTRSLWYWVKREENKSYIREPLYVKGQPGDLFLSKLGSLVIDITELEDDNLSVVEIARRLQDAFDVEPVTKKFYKEFQEEHKQFLQHIKGINNDVDKRWYASVIFNRMMFVYFLQRKSFLDNGDLNYLQNRLKQSKDKGDNLFYSSFLKVLFFDSFATPEEDRDPSVKKLVGVIKYLNGGLFLQHRIEQENNISISDIAFEKILELFAKYSWNLDDTPEGKDDEISPDVLGYIFEKYINQKVFGAYYTRPQITEYLCDRTIHKLILDRVNDSLSNKYKPFEDYNQLIFKLDANICRLLINDILPKLSILDPACGSGAFLVAVMKTLILVYGAVIGMIDVIGDASLKQQLQDIRNKHQSISYYLKKRIVTDNLYGVDIMEEATEIAKLRLFLALVSSAHNVNQLEPLPNIDFNIMAGNSLIGLITVDANVFDQVKLTAKAKARGYKQENPDLQLSLFQSSSYYTYQSILEEKNKSIELYKKYAFIPEKKEFDKLDKETHQNKKLLLLRASIDDLNNNSKEKLNVLLLEEFSERLGIKYEEVQLAGKPNKRVLNVDDIAALKPFHWGYHFDKVLGRGGFDAIITNPPWESFQPNSKEFCSEYSDAVTKKKMDIKDFEIELKRLLTDPNIQKEWLHYQSDYNHQREYFRFAEQYKNQVPIINGKRHGKDVNLYKLFLEQCFNLLRKNGECGIVIPSGIYTDLGAKKLREMLFNQTNITGLFCFENRKMIFEEVDSRSKFVVLTFTKGAETTEFPAIFMRHDVQELLRFPNNDSLLITIDMVRKISPNSLSLMELKNEVDVCIAEKMLKFPSLGEKIDNKWNLELHREFNMTDDASLFNKTYVHSMLPLYEGKMIHQFTHQFGKSRYWLNEEEGRKALLKKNECDTGQILNYQCYRFSYRAIGRSTDARTLIGTVLPSNVFTGNSLNIASPSGDNKSTLFICATLNSFCIDFALRQQVSANINMFYIYQLPVPRLTESDRNFDEIVQRAAKLICTTPEFDELAQEVGLGSHTNGVTDASERAKLRAELDGIIAHLYGLTEAEFAYILTTFPIVPEQVKQDALTAYRDFAPLTGDADIVELITTKDESSTLEFKSTARWDVDKNQKNPEMEQVILKTVASFLNTEKGGTLLIGVTDDKEIIGLDLDYQTFSKPNKRDAYQLFLINDLLLPQLGKDLATLIDITFHEVERRDVCRIIVKPSPRPVSIEVKTKGKKNQRCLFVRSGNLTSKLTTDEEIENYCKSRWNLSQ